A DNA window from Mya arenaria isolate MELC-2E11 chromosome 17, ASM2691426v1 contains the following coding sequences:
- the LOC128224189 gene encoding uncharacterized protein LOC128224189, translating to MSLTVQYLVLIVACSTAFGQIPDENKLYCWLCTNARSLSDCRIEICDNRTESCYMDQVITAAFQVVYRSGCRATAQCSGQIGLIGRRDMEEEEERSRRQNELVACSRCCNMDSNCNQRLCGISNNNVNVSMCHYCDSSANDVTHDVTNPTDCITYTICDYDEVCTAETEYTAGKISFRYGCGKISICRVLMREAFKYMQLCEGREGHRGCEFESVAICNACCAGGGCNYGSCHDLRERLYRVWKNNPKLFDLGTLMLAQNASTTP from the exons ATGA GTTTGACCGTACAATATCTTGTACTGATTGTAGCCTGTTCCACTG CCTTTGGCCAGATACCAGATGAAAACAAGCTGTACTGTTGGCTGTGTACCAATGCCAGGAGTCTTTCAGACTGCCGAATCGAAATATGTGACAACCGGACCGAG AGTTGCTACATGGACCAAGTGATCACTGCCGCATTTCAAGTTGTCTACAGATCTGGATGCAGAGCTACGGCG caaTGTTCGGGCCAGATTGGTTTGATCGGAAGAAGGGACATGGAGGAGGAGGAAGAGAGATCCAGACGACAAAACGAGCTGGTCGCCTGTTCCAG ATGCTGTAATATGGACAGCAACTGTAACCAGAGACTCTGTGGCATCAGCAACA ATAACGTGAACGTTTCCATGTGTCATTACTGCGACTCCTCGGCCAACGACGTCACCCACGACGTTACCAACCCAACTGACTGCATAACCTACACCATCTGTGACTACGATGAG GTCTGCACAGCAGAGACAGAATATACAGCTGGGAAAATTTCTTTTAGATATGGATGTGGGAAGATATCG ATATGCCGAGTATTGATGCGAGAGGCGTTCAAGTACATGCAACTATGCGAAGGTCGGGAGGGACATCGTGGCTGCGAGTTTGAGTCCGTCGCTATTTGCAATGCCTGCTGTGCTGGTGGAGGCTGTAACTACGGATCCTGTCATGACCTCAGGG AGCGGCTGTATAGGGTCTGGAAAAACAACCCGAAATTATTCGACCTTGGAACGTTGATGTTGGCGCAAAATGCAAGCACTACACCGTAG